The following nucleotide sequence is from Chromobacterium rhizoryzae.
TCCCGTACCAGGTGAACAAGGCGCGGCTGCTGGAACGCATCGGCGAGCTGGTGCGCGACAAGCAGATTGAAGGCATTTCCGACCTGCGCGACGAATCCGACAAGTCCGGCATGCGCGTGGTGATCGAGCTCAAGCGCGGCGAAATGCCGGAAGTGGTGCTCAACCACCTGTACAAGCTGACCCAGCTGCAAGACAGCTTCGGCATCAATATGGTGGCGCTGGTGGACGGCCAGCCGCGCTTGCTGAACCTGAAGCAGATCCTGGTGGAATTCCTGCGTCACCGCCGCGAAGTGGTGACCCGTCGCACCATCTTCGAACTGCGCAAGGCGCGCGAACGCGGCCACATCCTGGAAGGCCTGGCCGTCGCGCTGTCCAACGTCGACGAAATCATCGCGCTGATCAAGGCGTCTGAAACCCCGCCGCAAGCCAAGATCGCGCTGATGGAGCGCGAATGGCGTTCGCCGCTGGTGGAGGAAATGCTGTCCCGCGTGGATCAGGACAAGGCGCGCCCGGACGGGCTGGCGGAAGAGTTCGGCCTCAAGGCCAGCGGCTACCGCCTGTCCGACGCCCAGGCCCAGGCCATCCTGGAGATGCGCCTGCAACGCCTGACTGGTCTGGAACAGGACAAGATCGTCGCCGAATACCGCGACATCATGGCGGTGATCCTGGACCTCCTGGACATCCTGGCCAAGCCGGAGCGCATCAACCAGATCATCAGCGAAGAACTGACTGCCATCCGCGCCCAGTTCGGCGACGCGCGCCGTTCCGAGATCGAGCCTTTCGGCGGCGACATCAATATCGAGGACCTGATCACCCCGCAGGACATGGTGGTGACCATTTCCCATACCGGCTACATCAAGGCCCAGCCTATCGACGACTACAGCGCCCAGCGGCGCGGCGGCCGCGGCAAGCAGGCGGCGGCCACCAAGGACGACGATTTCATCGACACCTTGTTCGTGGCCAATACCCACGACTTCGTGCTGTGCTTCTCCAGCCGCGGCCGTTGCTACTGGCGCAAGGTTTACGATCTGCCGCAGGGCGGTCGTCAGAGCCGCGGCAAGCCCATGGTCAACGTGCTGCCGCTGGAAGAGGGCGAGAAGATCAACGCGCTGCTGCCGGTCAAGGAATTCCGCGACGACCAGTACGTGTTCATGGCCACCGCCGACGGCACCGTGAAGAAGACGCCGCTGCGCGCCTTCTCCAAGCCGCGCGCGGCCGGCATCATCGCCATCAATCTGGACGAAGGCAATTATCTGATCGGCGTGGCGCTGACCTGCGGCAAGAGCGTGGCCGGCCAGGGCGACGAGGATGACGAGGCCATCGTAGAAGAAGACATCGCGGTTGAAGGCGAGTTGATCGAGGACGGTCTGCCGGTCGAGGGCGATCAAGTGATGCTGTTCTCCGACGCCGGCAAATCGGTGCGCTTCAGCGAAAGCCAGGTGCGGCCGATGGGACGCACTTCCAGAGGCGTGCGCGGCATGAAGCTGGGCGAAGGCCAGAAGCTGATCTCCCTGCTGGTGACCAACTCCGAAGACCAGATGGTGCTGACCGCCAGCAACGGCGGCTACGGCAAACGCACCCGCACCGGCGACTTCCGCCTGACCAGCCGCGGCACCCAGGGCGTGATCGCCATGGACCTGACCGACAAGACCGGCTTCAAGCTGGTGGCCGCCAGCCTAGTGGAGGAAACCGACGACGTGATGCTGATCACCACCGGCGGCGTGCTGATCCGCACCAAGGTGGCCGAAGTGCGCGAAACCGGCCGTTCCGCCCAGGGCGTGCGCCTGATCAATCTGGACGAAGGCGAGCAGCTGATCGGCCTGGAGAAAGTGGCCGAGGGCGATAGCGACGACGAGGCGGACGCGCTGGAAGGCGAAGACGGCGTCGAAGCCGCCGATGAGGGCGGCGAGGCATGATTCCGACGCCGGCCAATCCCGAAGTGCTGGAGGTGATGAGCCAGCTTTTCGTCTCCTTTCCGCACTGTCGCGCCCTGGGTTTCCAGTACATCGGCACCGAGGGGCGCCGGCCCACTCTGAAAGTGGACTGGCGCGAGGACTTGGTCGGCAATCCGGTTACCGGCATCCTGCACGGCGGGGTGATCACCTCGCTGGTGGACACCTGCAGCGCGGTGGCGGTGACGGCGCATCTGCCGGAGATGGAAACCATCGCCACGCTGGATCTGCGCATCGACTACCTGAAGGCGGCCACGCCGGGCAAGCCCATCTTCTGCCGGGCGGAATGTTATCGCCTGGCCAGCCAGATCGCCTTTACCCGCGCCGTGTGCTATCACGAATCGCCCAGCGATCCGATCGCCCACGGCGTGGCCACCTTCATGCGCGAATCCAGCCGTACGCCGATGTTGCCGGAGGCCGCCGCATGAGCCGCTTCATGGAACGTTTCAACACGCTGCGCGATCAAAAAGCCTATGCGCTCATCGTGGAAGAACTGCCCTACATCAAGCTGATGGGGGTGGAACTGGGCGAGGACGAGGCCGGCGAGCTGTTGTTTCAGCTGCCCTTTTCCGAGCGCAACGTCGGCAACACCGCCTTGCCGGCGCTGCACGGCGGGCTGATCGGCGGCTTTCTGGAAAGCTCGGCGATGCTGCACCTGATGTGGAACCGGGAATCGCTGGAAACGCCGAAAATCGTCGATTTCTCGCTGGACTATCTGCGTCCGGGCCGGCCGCAAACCCTGTACGCCAAGTGCGAGATCACCAAGCAGGGCAAGCGGGTGGCCAATGTGCTGATCGAAGCCTGGCAAGAAGACCGGCGAAAGCCGGTTGCCGTGGCGAGAGCCCACTTCCTGCTCAGTCAGTAAGCTATAACAAAGGCCCGGCGCTTAGCGATCGGGCCTTGTCGCATACCAAGGCCCGAAAGTTCGCCGGTGCGGGCGCCAAGGGCCGTCAACGCAAATAGAGGATGAACATGGCCAAAGTGTACAACTTCTCCGCCGGCCCCGCCGTGCTGCCGCACCAGGTGCTGGCCGAAGCGCAAAGCGAAATGCTGGACTGGCACGGCTCCGGCATGTGCGTGATGGAAATGAGCCATCGCGGCAAGGAGTTCATGGAAATCATCCATGACGCCGAGCACGATCTGCGCGAGCTGATGGGCATTCCCGCCAACTACAAAGTGCTGTTCCTGCAAGGTGGCGCCTCGCTGCAGTTTTCCCAGGTGCCGCTGAACCTGCTGGGCGAGCGCGACAGCGTGGACATCGTCAACACCGGCCACTGGTCCAAGCTGGCGATCAAGGAAACGCGCCGCTACGCCAAGGTGAACGTGGCGGCCAGCAGCGAAGACCGCAATTTCGCCTACGTGCCGGACGAAGCCGGCTGGCAGCGCGATCCCAAGGCGGCCTATCTGCATTACACCTCCAACGAGACCATA
It contains:
- a CDS encoding PaaI family thioesterase; amino-acid sequence: MERFNTLRDQKAYALIVEELPYIKLMGVELGEDEAGELLFQLPFSERNVGNTALPALHGGLIGGFLESSAMLHLMWNRESLETPKIVDFSLDYLRPGRPQTLYAKCEITKQGKRVANVLIEAWQEDRRKPVAVARAHFLLSQ
- the gyrA gene encoding DNA gyrase subunit A, giving the protein MTDNQFAKETIPISLEEEMRRSYLDYAMSVIVGRALPDVRDGLKPVHRRVLYAMHELSNDWNRAYKKSARIVGDVIGKYHPHGDSAVYDTIVRLAQDFSLRYPLVDGQGNFGSVDGDNAAAMRYTEIRMARIAHELLADIEKETVDFGPNYDGSEHEPLILPAKIPNLLINGSSGIAVGMATNIPPHNLNEVVDACLALLANSELTIDELIDIIPAPDFPTAGIIYGTAGVKEGYRTGRGRVIMRARVHFEDIGKGDRQAIIVDEIPYQVNKARLLERIGELVRDKQIEGISDLRDESDKSGMRVVIELKRGEMPEVVLNHLYKLTQLQDSFGINMVALVDGQPRLLNLKQILVEFLRHRREVVTRRTIFELRKARERGHILEGLAVALSNVDEIIALIKASETPPQAKIALMEREWRSPLVEEMLSRVDQDKARPDGLAEEFGLKASGYRLSDAQAQAILEMRLQRLTGLEQDKIVAEYRDIMAVILDLLDILAKPERINQIISEELTAIRAQFGDARRSEIEPFGGDINIEDLITPQDMVVTISHTGYIKAQPIDDYSAQRRGGRGKQAAATKDDDFIDTLFVANTHDFVLCFSSRGRCYWRKVYDLPQGGRQSRGKPMVNVLPLEEGEKINALLPVKEFRDDQYVFMATADGTVKKTPLRAFSKPRAAGIIAINLDEGNYLIGVALTCGKSVAGQGDEDDEAIVEEDIAVEGELIEDGLPVEGDQVMLFSDAGKSVRFSESQVRPMGRTSRGVRGMKLGEGQKLISLLVTNSEDQMVLTASNGGYGKRTRTGDFRLTSRGTQGVIAMDLTDKTGFKLVAASLVEETDDVMLITTGGVLIRTKVAEVRETGRSAQGVRLINLDEGEQLIGLEKVAEGDSDDEADALEGEDGVEAADEGGEA
- a CDS encoding PaaI family thioesterase, which encodes MIPTPANPEVLEVMSQLFVSFPHCRALGFQYIGTEGRRPTLKVDWREDLVGNPVTGILHGGVITSLVDTCSAVAVTAHLPEMETIATLDLRIDYLKAATPGKPIFCRAECYRLASQIAFTRAVCYHESPSDPIAHGVATFMRESSRTPMLPEAAA